In Thunnus thynnus chromosome 20, fThuThy2.1, whole genome shotgun sequence, a single window of DNA contains:
- the tom1l2 gene encoding TOM1-like protein 2 isoform X2, with translation MEFLLGNPYSTPVGHCIERATDGSLQSEDWTLNMEICDIINETEDGPKDAIRAVKKRLNGNRNYREVMLALTVLETCVKNCGHRFHALVTSRDFVDGVLVKIISPKNNPPTIVQDKVLALIQAWADAFRSSPDLTGVVQTYEELKRKGIEFPMSELETLSPIHTPQRSASVPEGDSTLHKYTTTTQPTPQAVLPAYTTPQVPNIHASGSINPTPEQICRLRSELDIVRGNTKVMSEMLTEMVPGQEDASDYELLQELNRTCRAMQQRIVELISCVSNEAVTEELLHVNDDLNNIFLRYERYERFRSGRSSAQSVNNGVLSEATEDNLIDLGPGSPAVVSNMQNAAPTSLHHITAPTGRPSSPATLASRLAGLDMGADSVSSTLSSLSSCKPPPAQDDFDVFAQTRTGALPEPQKTTTAEDSHAAGSLPPTLDVLQPTAGVKGDEGEEGVTSEEFDKFLEERAKAAEMVPSLPSPPSGDPGAAQGTPDRKKPDRPEDALFAM, from the exons ATGGAGTTCCTTTTGGGAAATCCTTACAGTACCCCAGTGGGGCATTGCATTG AGAGAGCCACTGATGGCTCCCTGCAAAGCGAAGACTGGACCCTCAACATGGAaatatgtgacatcatcaatGAAACAGAGGATGG gccaAAGGATGCCATTAGAGCTGTCAAGAAGAGGCTGAATGGCAACAGGAACTATAGGGAAGTGATGCTGGCTTTAACG GTCCTGGAGACTTGTGTGAAGAACTGTGGTCATCGGTTTCATGCTCTGGTCACCAGCAGGGACTTTGTAGATGGCGTACTTGTTAAAATTATCTCCCCTAAAAACAACCCGCCTACCATCGTTCAAGATAAAGTACTCGCCCTGATTCAG GCATGGGCTGATGCATTCAGGAGCAGTCCGGACCTCACAGGTGTGGTCCAAACCTATGAGGAGCTAAAGAGGAAAGGCATCGAGTTCCCCATGTCAGAACTGGAGACCCTGTCGCCTATACACACACCTCAGCGG TCGGCATCTGTTCCAGAGGGAGACTCCACCCTACATaaatacaccaccaccacccagcCCACACCACAGGCTGTCCTGCCAGCCTACACCACTCCTCAGGTCCCCAACATTCATGCCTCTGGATCCATCAATCCTACACCTGAACAG ATTTGCCGGCTGCGCAGTGAGTTGGACATTGTGCGTGGAAACACTAAGGTGATGTCAGAGATGTTGACTGAGATGGTCCCAGGACAGGAGGACGCTTCAGACTACGAGCTACTACAG gagcTGAACAGGACTTGCAGAGCCATGCAGCAGAGGATAGTTGAGCTCATCTCCTGCGTCTCCAACGAGGCGGTGACTGAGGAGCTGCTGCATGTCAACGATGACCTCAATAACATTTTCTTACGCTACGAAAG GTACGAGAGGTTTAGATCTGGAAGGTCTTCGGCTCAGAGTGTCAACAATGGG GTCCTGAGTGAGGCCACAGAGGACAACCTCATAGACCTCGGCCCGGGCTCCCCTGCGGTGGTCAGCAACATGCAGAACGCAGCTCCAACCAGCTTGCACCACATCACAGCCCCCACAGGGAGGCCCTCCTCTCCGGCCACCTTGGCCTCCCGTCTGGCCGGACTTG ACATGGGTGCAGACAGCGTCAGCAGTACCTTGAGCTCTCTGTCCAGCTGTAAGCCTCCACCTGCGCAGGATGACTTCGATGTGTTCGCCCAAACCAGGACCGGAGCTCTGCCTGAACCACAGAAGAC CACTACAGCAGAGGACAGTCATGCCGCCGGTAGCCTTCCTCCCACTCTGGATGTCTTACAGCCAACTGCAGGAGTG AAAGGAGATGAAGGCGAGGAAGGTGTGACAAGCGAAG AGTTCGACAAGTTCCTCGAGGAGAGAGCCAAAGCTGCAGAGATGGTCCCCAGCCTACCGTCACCCCCCAGTGGCGATCCAGGTGCGGCGCAGGGAACCCCAGACCGCAAGAAGCCAGACAGGCCGGAGGACGCTTTGTTCGCCATGTAG
- the tom1l2 gene encoding TOM1-like protein 2 isoform X1: MEFLLGNPYSTPVGHCIERATDGSLQSEDWTLNMEICDIINETEDGPKDAIRAVKKRLNGNRNYREVMLALTVLETCVKNCGHRFHALVTSRDFVDGVLVKIISPKNNPPTIVQDKVLALIQAWADAFRSSPDLTGVVQTYEELKRKGIEFPMSELETLSPIHTPQRSASVPEGDSTLHKYTTTTQPTPQAVLPAYTTPQVPNIHASGSINPTPEQICRLRSELDIVRGNTKVMSEMLTEMVPGQEDASDYELLQELNRTCRAMQQRIVELISCVSNEAVTEELLHVNDDLNNIFLRYERYERFRSGRSSAQSVNNGVLSEATEDNLIDLGPGSPAVVSNMQNAAPTSLHHITAPTGRPSSPATLASRLAGLDMGADSVSSTLSSLSSCKPPPAQDDFDVFAQTRTGALPEPQKTTTAEDSHAAGSLPPTLDVLQPTAGVGVGGQSSVMDDIEEWLCTDVKGDEGEEGVTSEEFDKFLEERAKAAEMVPSLPSPPSGDPGAAQGTPDRKKPDRPEDALFAM, translated from the exons ATGGAGTTCCTTTTGGGAAATCCTTACAGTACCCCAGTGGGGCATTGCATTG AGAGAGCCACTGATGGCTCCCTGCAAAGCGAAGACTGGACCCTCAACATGGAaatatgtgacatcatcaatGAAACAGAGGATGG gccaAAGGATGCCATTAGAGCTGTCAAGAAGAGGCTGAATGGCAACAGGAACTATAGGGAAGTGATGCTGGCTTTAACG GTCCTGGAGACTTGTGTGAAGAACTGTGGTCATCGGTTTCATGCTCTGGTCACCAGCAGGGACTTTGTAGATGGCGTACTTGTTAAAATTATCTCCCCTAAAAACAACCCGCCTACCATCGTTCAAGATAAAGTACTCGCCCTGATTCAG GCATGGGCTGATGCATTCAGGAGCAGTCCGGACCTCACAGGTGTGGTCCAAACCTATGAGGAGCTAAAGAGGAAAGGCATCGAGTTCCCCATGTCAGAACTGGAGACCCTGTCGCCTATACACACACCTCAGCGG TCGGCATCTGTTCCAGAGGGAGACTCCACCCTACATaaatacaccaccaccacccagcCCACACCACAGGCTGTCCTGCCAGCCTACACCACTCCTCAGGTCCCCAACATTCATGCCTCTGGATCCATCAATCCTACACCTGAACAG ATTTGCCGGCTGCGCAGTGAGTTGGACATTGTGCGTGGAAACACTAAGGTGATGTCAGAGATGTTGACTGAGATGGTCCCAGGACAGGAGGACGCTTCAGACTACGAGCTACTACAG gagcTGAACAGGACTTGCAGAGCCATGCAGCAGAGGATAGTTGAGCTCATCTCCTGCGTCTCCAACGAGGCGGTGACTGAGGAGCTGCTGCATGTCAACGATGACCTCAATAACATTTTCTTACGCTACGAAAG GTACGAGAGGTTTAGATCTGGAAGGTCTTCGGCTCAGAGTGTCAACAATGGG GTCCTGAGTGAGGCCACAGAGGACAACCTCATAGACCTCGGCCCGGGCTCCCCTGCGGTGGTCAGCAACATGCAGAACGCAGCTCCAACCAGCTTGCACCACATCACAGCCCCCACAGGGAGGCCCTCCTCTCCGGCCACCTTGGCCTCCCGTCTGGCCGGACTTG ACATGGGTGCAGACAGCGTCAGCAGTACCTTGAGCTCTCTGTCCAGCTGTAAGCCTCCACCTGCGCAGGATGACTTCGATGTGTTCGCCCAAACCAGGACCGGAGCTCTGCCTGAACCACAGAAGAC CACTACAGCAGAGGACAGTCATGCCGCCGGTAGCCTTCCTCCCACTCTGGATGTCTTACAGCCAACTGCAGGAGTG GGTGTCGGAGGCCAGTCCTCTGTCATGGATGACATAGAGGAGTGGCTGTGTACTGATGTG AAAGGAGATGAAGGCGAGGAAGGTGTGACAAGCGAAG AGTTCGACAAGTTCCTCGAGGAGAGAGCCAAAGCTGCAGAGATGGTCCCCAGCCTACCGTCACCCCCCAGTGGCGATCCAGGTGCGGCGCAGGGAACCCCAGACCGCAAGAAGCCAGACAGGCCGGAGGACGCTTTGTTCGCCATGTAG
- the atpaf2 gene encoding ATP synthase mitochondrial F1 complex assembly factor 2, which produces MFRNLVRLQSRFGNALSLCKVCPRSQFSLKYSTATVERKKFYQDVSISQGEGGLYEINLDRRKLKTPGGKLFTVPNEALAIAVATEWDAQRDTLKFYTMHLTTLCNTALDNPTQRDKDQMINAALKFLETDTVCYRVDEPYGLVELQKNEWDPVLRWIENRYNVTIGSSSSILGPEIPEATKDTFRQHLKSYNFWSMTGLEYVITQLKSVVLSFGMIDRHLSVEQAVLLSRLEEEYQIQRWGNVEWAHDYDMYELRARTAAGALFIQLSSESSTVKRKLMQD; this is translated from the exons ATGTTTAGGAACCTTGTTAGACTTCAGAGTCGGTTTGGAAATGCCCTTTCACTCTGCAAAGTGTGCCCAAGAAGTCAGTTTTCTTTGAAATACTCCACAGCAACAGTAG aaagaaagaaattttaTCAAGATGTCAGTATATCCCAAGGTGAAG GTGGTTTATATGAGATAAACCTCGACCGAAGGAAACTGAAAACTCCTGGAGGAAAGCTCTTCACAGTCCCAAATGAAGCCCTGGCCATCGCTGTGGCAACCGAGTGGGATGCTCAAAGAGACACACTCAAGTTTTACACTATGCACCTG ACCACCCTGTGCAACACAGCTCTGGACAACCCCACTCAGCGTGACAAGGACCAAATGATCAATGCTGCTCTGAAGTTCCTGGAGACTGACACTGTCTG TTACAGGGTAGATGAGCCCTATGGTTTGGTTGAGCTACAGAAGAATGAGTGGGACCCTGTGCTGCGCTGGATTGAAAACAG ATATAATGTTACTATTGGCTCCTCGTCCAGTATTTTGGGTCCTGAGATCCCAGAGGCAACCAAAGACACGTTCCGGCAACACCTGAAGTCATACAACTTCTGGTCCATGACAg GGCTGGAGTATGTGATCACCCAGCTCAAGTCTGTTGTGCTGTCATTTGGGATGATTGACAGACATCTGAGTGTGGAGCAGGCTGTGCTGCTCTCCAGACTGGAGGAGGAATACCAG ATTCAGCGCTGGGGAAACGTGGAGTGGGCTCATGACTACGACATGTATGAGCTGAGGGCACGAACTGCTGCTGGGGCTCTTTTTATACAACTCTCATCTGAGAGTTCAACTGTCAAACGCAAACTTATGCAGGACTGA
- the LOC137172281 gene encoding glucose-induced degradation protein 4 homolog, giving the protein MPVPAGYLSDSRGAAFASSASLIPPPPINTQQPGVVTSLLYSGSKFRGHQKSKGNSYDVEVVLQHVTMEDSYLCGYLKIKGLTEEYPTLTTFFAGEIISRKRPFLTRKWDADEDVDRKHWGKFQAFYQYAKTFNSDDFDYEDLKNSDYIFMRWKEQFLVPDHTIKDISGASFAGFYYICFQKSTATIEGYYYHRSSEWYQSLNLTHVPEHSAAIYEFR; this is encoded by the exons ATGCCTGTCCCCGCTGGATACCTCAGCGACTCCCGCGGCGCGGCCTTCGCATCCTCGGCCTCGCTTATCCCGCCGCCGCCgataaacacacagcagcccGGTGTTGTCACGTCGCTGCTGTACAGCGGGTCCAAGTTCAGGGGCCACCAGAAGAGCAAAGGGAACTCTTATGACGTGGAGGTTGTTTTGCAG caTGTGACCATGGAAGATTCCTACTTGTGTGGCTACCTGAAAATAAAAGGACTGACAGAG GAATACCCAACTCTAACCACATTCTTCGCTGGGGAGATCATCAGCAGAAAGCGGCCATTTCTCACCCGGAAATGGGATGCAGACGAAGATGTGGATCGTAAACACTGG GGAAAGTTCCAGGCCTTCTACCAGTATGCAAAGACATTCAACTCGGATGATTTTGACTATGAGGATCTGAAGAACTCTGACTATATTTTCATGAGGTGGAAG GAGCAGTTCCTGGTTCCTGATCACACAATCAAAGACATCAGCGGAGCTTCCTTTGCTGGATTCTACTACATCTGCTTCCAGAAATCCACAGCAACAATCGAGGGCTACTACTACCACAGGAGCTCTGAATG GTACCAGTCTCTAAACCTCACCCACGTTCCCGAGCACAGCGCAGCCATCTATGAGTTCCGGTGA